One genomic region from Arthrobacter pigmenti encodes:
- a CDS encoding ABC transporter permease: MSKVAAPTAPKNAARGSRVKKFLADNGALVGLFVLGLALFIATPDFLTGPNLLNIGIQASVIAVMAFGLTFVIVAAGIDLSVGSVAALSAMGSAWIFSQADLPGWLAVVGGLLIGALSGAVSGFAVAYGRLPSFIATLAMLSVTRGLTLVLSEGRPIATAPEVSFLGGDLGVIPMPIVVLVVAGIVAAVILNFTVMGRYMYAVGGNTEAARLSGVPVRKVLVTVFALSGLFAALAGLLLSGRLDSAQPQAAVGYELDAIAAVVIGGASLAGGVGRISGTLVGALVLVVIRNGLNLLNVSSFWQQVVIGMVIAVAVGIDSLRRKNAPH, encoded by the coding sequence ATGAGTAAGGTTGCAGCGCCCACCGCGCCGAAGAACGCCGCGCGCGGGTCACGGGTGAAGAAGTTCCTCGCGGATAACGGCGCGCTCGTAGGGCTGTTTGTCCTCGGGCTGGCCCTGTTCATTGCCACGCCGGACTTCCTCACCGGGCCGAACCTCCTGAACATCGGCATCCAGGCCTCCGTGATCGCGGTGATGGCGTTCGGGCTGACCTTCGTCATCGTCGCTGCGGGCATCGACCTGTCGGTGGGCTCCGTGGCAGCGCTTTCCGCCATGGGCAGCGCCTGGATCTTCTCGCAGGCGGATCTGCCGGGGTGGCTCGCCGTCGTCGGCGGTTTACTCATTGGGGCGCTTAGCGGTGCGGTGAGCGGATTCGCCGTAGCCTACGGGCGCCTGCCGTCCTTCATCGCTACGCTCGCCATGCTCAGCGTGACCCGCGGCCTGACCCTGGTGCTCTCCGAAGGCAGGCCGATTGCGACGGCGCCTGAAGTTTCCTTCCTCGGCGGCGACCTCGGCGTCATCCCGATGCCGATCGTGGTCCTGGTGGTCGCTGGGATCGTCGCCGCAGTGATCCTCAACTTCACCGTCATGGGGCGTTACATGTACGCCGTCGGCGGCAACACCGAAGCAGCACGGCTCTCCGGGGTACCGGTCCGCAAGGTCCTGGTCACCGTGTTCGCGCTGTCCGGTCTGTTCGCCGCACTCGCCGGCCTGCTGTTGTCCGGCCGGCTGGACTCCGCCCAGCCCCAGGCCGCGGTGGGCTACGAGCTCGACGCCATTGCCGCCGTCGTCATCGGAGGCGCTTCGCTGGCAGGCGGCGTTGGGCGCATCAGCGGCACGCTCGTGGGCGCACTGGTGCTCGTGGTGATCCGCAACGGCCTGAATCTACTCAATGTCTCGTCCTTCTGGCAGCAGGTTGTGATCGGCATGGTGATTGCCGTCGCCGTCGGGATCGATTCGCTGCGTAGGAAGAACGCACCCCACTAA
- a CDS encoding substrate-binding domain-containing protein — MKFTYPRKAAVLTVSLALAFSATACNRGGDEAAEGSASATLALSTLNNPFFVELRDGAEAAAEEAGIDLEVVDAQNDSATQTNQLATAASSGTDGVIINPVDSDAAAASVAPLIENDIPVVAVDRAVNGAEIESLVSSDNVAGGRQAADALAAAMGEEGQVIVLQGVAGTSASRDRGAGFAEGIAEYPNIEVVAMQTANFDRAEALNVATNLLQANPDVTGIFAENDEMALGAIQALGERAGTEVSVVGFDGTEEGLAAIEAGTMAATIAQQPAELGKRAVEVLDQLLAGETVEETIPVPVTTVNSENVGEFTE; from the coding sequence ATGAAGTTCACCTATCCGCGCAAGGCAGCAGTCCTGACCGTGTCCCTCGCGCTAGCTTTCAGCGCCACCGCATGTAACCGGGGCGGCGATGAAGCGGCAGAGGGTTCGGCGTCGGCCACGCTCGCGCTGTCCACGCTGAACAACCCATTCTTCGTAGAACTCCGTGACGGAGCAGAGGCCGCTGCCGAAGAGGCCGGCATCGACCTTGAGGTTGTCGACGCGCAGAACGACTCCGCCACCCAGACCAACCAGCTCGCGACCGCCGCATCCAGCGGCACCGATGGCGTCATCATCAACCCTGTGGATTCCGACGCCGCGGCCGCCTCTGTCGCGCCGCTGATCGAGAACGACATCCCCGTCGTCGCTGTTGACCGCGCCGTCAACGGCGCCGAGATCGAGTCCCTCGTCTCCAGCGACAACGTGGCCGGTGGCCGCCAGGCAGCCGACGCACTCGCAGCCGCGATGGGCGAGGAAGGCCAGGTCATCGTCCTGCAGGGCGTCGCTGGAACCTCCGCCAGCCGTGACCGCGGAGCAGGGTTCGCCGAGGGCATTGCGGAGTACCCGAATATCGAGGTCGTAGCGATGCAGACCGCCAACTTCGACCGCGCCGAAGCACTGAACGTCGCGACCAACCTCCTGCAGGCCAACCCGGATGTGACCGGCATCTTCGCCGAGAACGACGAAATGGCACTCGGCGCCATCCAGGCGCTCGGCGAGCGCGCCGGCACCGAAGTGAGCGTGGTCGGTTTCGACGGCACCGAGGAAGGCCTCGCCGCCATTGAGGCGGGAACCATGGCAGCAACCATCGCGCAGCAGCCGGCCGAACTCGGCAAGCGCGCCGTTGAAGTTCTCGATCAGCTGCTAGCGGGCGAAACCGTCGAGGAAACCATCCCCGTTCCGGTAACCACCGTGAACTCGGAGAACGTTGGTGAATTCACCGAATGA
- a CDS encoding ribokinase, whose amino-acid sequence MSTQPPGVVVVGSINADLVVTLERHPQPGETLLGRTMTVMPGGKGANQAVAAAKLGAPTTMIGAVGQDSYTDVALSGLHAAGVDTTSVHRAGTTTGVAIVEVDDDGENTIVVIPGANGEVSESLVGAASDRIADAGVLVLQGEIPAASVASAVAAAHGRVLINLAPVIELDRETLLRADPLVVNEHEGALVLAQLTGAPAPSDHADSLDHAETARSLLACGFGSVVITLGGSGALLASSSGLLEIAAPSVPVVDTTGAGDAFVGALAARLVMGDSLPDAVRVAVRVGAFAVGAEGAQPSYPSLEDALPPVSAGAGA is encoded by the coding sequence ATGAGCACACAGCCGCCGGGCGTCGTCGTTGTAGGGTCCATCAACGCCGACCTCGTAGTGACACTGGAACGCCACCCCCAGCCGGGCGAAACCCTGCTGGGGCGGACCATGACGGTGATGCCCGGCGGCAAGGGCGCCAACCAGGCCGTAGCTGCGGCGAAGCTTGGTGCCCCGACCACCATGATCGGCGCCGTGGGACAGGACTCCTACACCGACGTCGCACTCTCCGGCCTGCACGCGGCCGGGGTGGACACCACGTCGGTGCATCGCGCGGGAACCACCACGGGAGTGGCCATTGTGGAGGTTGACGACGACGGCGAGAACACCATTGTGGTGATCCCCGGCGCAAACGGGGAAGTCAGTGAGTCCTTGGTCGGCGCCGCCTCGGATCGGATCGCCGACGCCGGTGTGCTGGTTCTGCAGGGCGAGATTCCTGCCGCGTCGGTCGCGTCCGCCGTCGCCGCTGCGCACGGGCGGGTGCTGATCAATCTGGCACCAGTGATTGAGTTGGACCGTGAGACGCTTCTCCGCGCCGATCCGCTGGTGGTCAATGAGCACGAAGGCGCGTTGGTGCTGGCCCAGCTAACCGGGGCACCTGCGCCGTCGGACCATGCCGATTCATTGGACCATGCCGAAACTGCGCGTTCCCTGCTGGCATGCGGGTTCGGGTCCGTGGTGATCACGCTGGGTGGTTCGGGTGCTTTGCTGGCCTCCTCCTCGGGCCTGCTTGAGATTGCGGCGCCGTCAGTGCCGGTGGTGGACACGACCGGCGCCGGGGACGCTTTCGTCGGCGCCCTGGCCGCCCGGCTGGTCATGGGAGATTCCCTGCCCGACGCCGTCCGCGTCGCCGTGCGCGTTGGTGCTTTCGCCGTCGGAGCGGAGGGCGCGCAACCGTCCTATCCTTCACTGGAAGATGCTCTGCCTCCGGTTTCTGCGGGAGCCGGGGCTTGA
- the rbsD gene encoding D-ribose pyranase, protein MKKHGILNGPLNAALGTLGHGHLVVIADCGLPLPASAAVVDLALVKGTPRFGDVLRAVLDDVEIEGSLIASEASGSVIEEIVRAEQLMPELVAHEELKALLPSTRLIIRTGEATPFANIVLRCGVTF, encoded by the coding sequence TTGAAGAAACACGGAATACTGAACGGCCCCCTCAACGCCGCGCTCGGCACACTGGGTCACGGACATCTGGTGGTGATCGCGGACTGTGGGCTGCCGCTGCCGGCGTCTGCCGCCGTCGTCGACCTCGCCCTTGTGAAGGGGACGCCACGTTTTGGCGACGTACTGCGGGCTGTGCTTGACGACGTCGAGATCGAGGGATCCCTGATAGCCAGCGAGGCGTCGGGCAGCGTTATTGAAGAGATTGTCCGGGCGGAACAGCTGATGCCGGAACTCGTTGCCCACGAGGAGCTGAAGGCTCTGCTGCCGTCAACGCGGCTGATCATCCGGACGGGCGAGGCGACGCCGTTCGCGAACATTGTGCTGCGCTGCGGGGTGACGTTCTAG
- the gdhA gene encoding NADP-specific glutamate dehydrogenase, with translation MDSRIEAIRNDVVRRNPGETEFHQAAYEVFDSLSPVLKKHPQFVEASILERICEPERQIIFRVPWVDDDGTVRINRGFRVEFNSALGPYKGGLRFHPSVYLGIVKFLGFEQVFKNALTGMPIGGGKGGSDFDPRGRSNGEVMRFCQSFMTELYRHIGEYTDVPAGDIGVGTREIGYMFGQYKRITNRYESGVLTGKGTGWGGSLVRPEATGYGAVLFAREMLATRKLGFEGQRVVVSGSGNVALHAIAKAQALGANVITCSDSSGYVVEEQGIDIDLLRDIKENQRGRVSDYAEQRGSGAVFVANGSVWDVEATVALPCATQNELDEAAAKGLLSRGLVAVAEGANMPSTPEAIELFQEAKILFGPGKAANAGGVATSALEMQQNASRDAWSFEHTEQRLEGTMIGIHERCAATADEYGLPGNYVAGANISGFVQVANAMLALGVV, from the coding sequence GTCCTGTCCTGAAAAAACATCCCCAGTTCGTGGAAGCGTCGATTCTTGAGCGGATTTGCGAGCCCGAGCGCCAGATCATCTTCCGTGTGCCCTGGGTCGACGACGACGGCACGGTCCGCATCAACCGCGGCTTCCGGGTGGAGTTCAACTCGGCTCTCGGACCCTACAAGGGCGGGCTCCGTTTCCATCCGTCGGTGTACCTCGGAATCGTGAAGTTCCTGGGTTTCGAGCAGGTCTTCAAGAACGCGCTGACCGGAATGCCGATCGGTGGAGGCAAGGGCGGCTCCGACTTCGATCCGCGCGGGCGCAGTAACGGTGAGGTCATGCGTTTTTGCCAGTCCTTCATGACCGAGCTTTACCGTCATATTGGCGAGTACACCGACGTGCCAGCGGGCGACATCGGTGTGGGTACCCGCGAGATCGGCTACATGTTCGGACAGTACAAGCGGATCACCAACCGTTACGAGTCCGGCGTGCTGACCGGCAAGGGCACTGGTTGGGGAGGTTCACTGGTACGCCCGGAAGCAACCGGCTACGGCGCGGTTCTGTTCGCTCGCGAGATGCTTGCTACCCGCAAGCTCGGATTCGAGGGCCAGCGGGTGGTGGTTTCCGGTTCCGGCAACGTCGCGCTGCACGCGATTGCGAAGGCACAGGCGCTGGGCGCCAACGTAATCACCTGCTCTGACTCTTCGGGGTACGTTGTCGAGGAGCAGGGCATTGATATCGACCTCCTGAGGGACATCAAGGAGAACCAGCGTGGACGCGTGAGCGACTACGCGGAGCAGCGCGGTTCTGGAGCGGTCTTTGTTGCGAACGGCTCCGTCTGGGACGTGGAGGCGACAGTTGCGCTACCCTGCGCTACCCAGAATGAGTTGGACGAGGCTGCGGCGAAGGGGCTGCTATCCCGTGGGCTGGTTGCCGTCGCCGAGGGTGCGAACATGCCGAGCACTCCCGAAGCGATCGAGCTGTTCCAGGAAGCGAAGATCCTGTTCGGCCCGGGCAAGGCAGCGAACGCCGGCGGTGTTGCGACGTCGGCTCTGGAAATGCAGCAGAACGCCAGCCGAGATGCCTGGTCGTTTGAGCACACGGAGCAGCGGCTCGAAGGGACGATGATTGGCATTCACGAACGATGTGCGGCTACGGCTGATGAGTACGGGCTGCCGGGCAACTATGTTGCCGGAGCGAACATCTCCGGGTTCGTGCAGGTAGCTAACGCGATGCTGGCACTCGGCGTCGTTTAA